The Methanococcoides methylutens MM1 genome has a window encoding:
- a CDS encoding DUF61 family protein codes for MSGRLPDSDDSALMRWMRVEIGKINKEIVAERKPLSQLLKEEIPSSETKGGDKHLFDKNILSVLEEQLPAELHGKLRLPILFFLDNRVADSSFLSDENAARALQILGELSKSRSFNKGRLWVGKSIAYSIMRKYPTVVQIVMG; via the coding sequence ATGTCAGGAAGACTGCCGGATTCGGACGACTCCGCTCTTATGAGATGGATGAGAGTTGAGATCGGTAAGATCAATAAGGAGATAGTGGCTGAGAGAAAACCGCTATCACAATTGCTTAAAGAGGAGATTCCATCTTCAGAAACAAAAGGTGGCGATAAACATCTATTCGACAAAAATATCCTGAGTGTCCTTGAAGAGCAACTCCCGGCAGAGCTGCATGGAAAACTTCGCCTCCCCATCCTTTTCTTTCTGGACAACCGCGTTGCGGATAGCAGCTTTCTCAGTGATGAAAACGCTGCCAGAGCCCTGCAGATACTGGGTGAGCTCAGCAAGTCCCGCAGTTTTAACAAGGGAAGGCTCTGGGTTGGGAAAAGCATTGCCTATTCCATCATGAGAAAATATCCGACTGTGGTGCAGATAGTGATGGGATGA
- a CDS encoding glycosyltransferase: MKLTMVIPTYWGRESSIGWLEGDAVYDHATPLDHEGTLGRAIESTAVLEDNDFELVILVAPNNDEITKQVEQKVSDIIKTSSTNGINVHMFGPSHLEKLHDELKDAGMGGYCDLLSLRGYSNIRNMCLFIPHIMSSDVALLIDDDEVFEDPEFISKAKEFIGNHHEGKFIDAVAGYYLQPDGEYLVSVPDEPWTQYWDKNVSMNKGFKQVIGTAPRLKETPFVFGGNMLIHRNLFMKVPFDPMVPRGEDIDYLMNARMFGHSFMLDNELAIRHLPPAKSHPTWKRVREDIYRFVYERAKLMSQKENDGMLLLSAEDMGYYPGNFLGDDLEEKIANACRLLSEEYLASGDTVGSEEALRNIELSLDDAVPDFEPFRHLCKLKNRWSELMTYIAERDEMSSVLSEMRLEDASLLLACES; encoded by the coding sequence TTGAAATTAACAATGGTAATTCCCACTTACTGGGGAAGGGAAAGTAGCATAGGATGGCTTGAAGGTGATGCGGTCTACGATCATGCAACACCACTGGATCACGAGGGGACACTTGGAAGAGCCATAGAAAGCACGGCAGTCCTTGAGGATAATGATTTTGAACTGGTGATACTGGTCGCTCCGAATAATGACGAGATCACGAAACAGGTCGAACAAAAAGTGAGTGATATCATCAAAACCTCCTCGACCAATGGTATCAACGTTCACATGTTCGGTCCGTCCCATCTTGAAAAGCTTCATGATGAGCTTAAGGATGCAGGTATGGGTGGCTACTGCGACCTGCTTTCATTGAGAGGTTACTCCAACATAAGGAACATGTGCCTTTTCATTCCTCACATAATGAGCTCGGATGTTGCACTATTGATCGACGATGATGAAGTCTTCGAAGACCCTGAGTTCATTTCCAAAGCAAAAGAGTTCATAGGTAATCATCATGAAGGAAAGTTTATCGATGCAGTTGCCGGCTACTACCTGCAACCAGATGGAGAATACCTTGTCAGCGTTCCTGATGAGCCATGGACCCAATACTGGGATAAGAATGTCTCTATGAACAAGGGCTTTAAGCAAGTGATCGGCACAGCACCGAGGCTCAAGGAAACTCCATTCGTATTCGGAGGGAACATGCTCATCCACAGGAACCTTTTCATGAAAGTCCCGTTCGATCCAATGGTACCACGGGGAGAGGACATTGATTACCTGATGAATGCCCGGATGTTCGGCCATTCATTTATGCTCGACAACGAACTTGCAATCAGGCACCTTCCGCCGGCAAAATCACACCCGACCTGGAAAAGGGTAAGGGAAGACATTTACAGGTTTGTCTATGAGCGGGCAAAGCTCATGAGCCAGAAAGAGAACGATGGCATGCTGTTGCTGTCTGCAGAGGACATGGGATACTATCCCGGCAATTTTCTGGGGGACGATCTTGAGGAGAAGATAGCAAATGCATGCCGCCTGTTGTCTGAAGAATATCTGGCCAGCGGAGATACTGTGGGAAGTGAGGAAGCTCTCAGGAACATTGAACTATCACTTGACGATGCTGTCCCGGATTTTGAACCCTTCAGGCACCTGTGCAAGTTGAAGAACAGATGGAGTGAACTGATGACCTATATCGCCGAAAGGGACGAAATGAGCTCGGTACTTTCTGAGATGAGGCTGGAAGATGCTTCACTTTTGCTGGCCTGTGAATCCTGA